From a region of the Synechococcus sp. PCC 7502 genome:
- a CDS encoding bifunctional 2-polyprenyl-6-hydroxyphenol methylase/3-demethylubiquinol 3-O-methyltransferase UbiG: MEQQEQITIAEYQLTAEDYRNGTWNHDVSQNREALIAAMSKEKGKILDLGCGPGRDLIAFQEMGYEVTGLDATPAFVEMAKQTAGCEVWQQSFLSLNLPNNSFDGIFANASLIHVPSAEMLGVLKHLNQALSDYGVLLMSMVRGDQEGFSERPTGYRYVTGWEYETLKPKLKAAKFQILHHYFRPQGVPIAECPWLVIVARKIS; this comes from the coding sequence ATGGAACAGCAGGAACAAATAACGATCGCTGAATACCAACTCACCGCCGAAGATTACCGCAACGGCACTTGGAACCACGATGTATCTCAAAATCGTGAAGCCCTAATTGCCGCCATGTCCAAAGAGAAAGGTAAAATCCTCGACCTTGGCTGTGGTCCGGGTAGAGACTTAATTGCATTTCAAGAAATGGGTTATGAAGTCACTGGACTAGATGCAACACCAGCCTTTGTGGAAATGGCAAAGCAAACAGCAGGTTGCGAAGTCTGGCAGCAAAGTTTTTTGAGTCTCAATTTGCCCAATAATAGCTTTGATGGCATCTTTGCCAATGCTTCTCTAATCCATGTACCGAGTGCAGAAATGCTAGGAGTTCTTAAACATCTAAATCAGGCATTAAGCGATTACGGTGTTTTATTAATGTCAATGGTTCGCGGCGATCAGGAGGGCTTTTCTGAGCGTCCCACAGGTTATCGCTACGTCACAGGTTGGGAATATGAAACCCTAAAACCAAAGCTAAAAGCAGCAAAATTTCAAATACTCCATCATTACTTTCGCCCCCAAGGAGTGCCAATTGCAGAATGCCCTTGGTTAGTAATTGTGGCTCGAAAGATAAGTTGA
- a CDS encoding methyltransferase domain-containing protein, producing the protein MSQITDSNYWEQRYQEKSDKWDIGQAGPPFINLLESSVLTLGKVAVIGCGRGHDALLFAKYGFDVTGFDFSPSAIADAKSLTDSMGLTAKFLRRDIFDLDREFLGAFDYVVEHTCFCAIAPSQREDYVKLVHSILKPQGELIALFWAHNRIGGPPFGSNLEEIDKLFSPRFNTSVISPAINSIESRQGEEYLARFQRLIRNDKK; encoded by the coding sequence ATGTCACAAATAACTGATTCTAATTATTGGGAACAACGCTATCAGGAGAAGTCTGATAAATGGGATATTGGACAAGCAGGCCCACCATTTATCAATTTACTGGAATCATCTGTACTAACCTTGGGCAAAGTTGCGGTGATTGGCTGTGGGCGGGGACATGATGCTTTGTTATTTGCTAAGTATGGATTTGATGTAACTGGTTTTGACTTTTCCCCTAGTGCGATCGCTGATGCTAAAAGCCTTACAGATTCTATGGGTTTAACTGCTAAATTTCTGCGACGGGATATTTTTGACTTAGATCGGGAATTCCTGGGTGCATTTGATTATGTGGTAGAGCATACTTGCTTTTGTGCGATCGCTCCTTCTCAGAGAGAAGATTATGTAAAACTGGTACATTCAATCTTAAAACCACAAGGAGAGCTTATTGCTCTGTTCTGGGCACATAATCGAATAGGTGGTCCACCGTTTGGCAGCAATTTAGAAGAGATTGATAAACTATTTTCTCCCAGATTTAATACTTCGGTAATTAGTCCTGCAATAAATTCTATAGAGTCTCGGCAAGGAGAGGAATATTTGGCACGTTTTCAAAGATTAATTAGAAATGATAAAAAGTAA
- a CDS encoding exodeoxyribonuclease VII large subunit — MIKSNSEISVFALTQKIIKLLRDGICEVRVLGEISGYKAKAASSGHTYFTLKDDESQIDCVLWGSKQISFMPNDGMRVIAMGKLTVYATRGKYQIDCQSLIPAGQRELYLAFERLKQDLESRGYFDQKRSHTLSLQNERSVVQLHLGDSRFCRAFA; from the coding sequence ATGATAAAAAGTAACTCAGAAATTAGTGTTTTTGCCTTAACCCAAAAGATTATAAAGCTGCTCAGAGATGGGATTTGTGAAGTTAGAGTACTGGGTGAAATTTCGGGCTATAAAGCTAAAGCTGCGTCCTCTGGGCATACGTATTTCACACTCAAAGATGATGAGTCGCAAATAGATTGCGTCCTTTGGGGTAGCAAGCAAATCTCGTTTATGCCTAATGATGGAATGCGAGTAATTGCTATGGGTAAGCTGACGGTCTATGCCACGAGGGGTAAATATCAGATCGATTGCCAAAGTTTAATACCTGCTGGTCAACGTGAGCTATATCTGGCTTTTGAACGACTAAAACAGGATTTAGAATCTAGAGGATATTTTGACCAGAAGCGATCACATACCCTGTCTCTTCAGAATGAAAGGTCAGTCGTTCAATTACACCTTGGAGATAGTCGGTTTTGTCGGGCATTTGCCTAA
- a CDS encoding peroxiredoxin-like family protein, whose protein sequence is MDTVEILRHTQRQRVSDGEIMPILSGCDAYKQILMIVLPQLGDFDSMEYAWWLQRETLPSTMAVRVVGIGDRSSGKRFCEFTGFNPEWLFVDPNAELHKELGLYAGLSLKLPLFSNAQNAWLNLMLMCAGIGSPGTLAEVFRGYTGDRSAPQLIGSDEEIKAFPLPMLKGSFFNLVGGSGFQRPIELATLRLRNMSEVLSHWGTYVPNADFLTQRGGTFLIDSQGQILYEHRDRGILGFAENMSRPLSFLANYSNMEPTNVTNN, encoded by the coding sequence ATGGATACTGTGGAAATCTTAAGACATACCCAACGTCAGAGGGTCAGTGATGGTGAAATTATGCCAATTCTGAGTGGCTGTGATGCTTATAAGCAAATACTGATGATAGTTTTACCTCAGTTGGGAGACTTTGACAGCATGGAGTATGCTTGGTGGCTTCAGCGTGAGACTCTACCTTCCACTATGGCTGTTCGGGTGGTTGGCATTGGCGATCGCTCTTCTGGCAAGAGATTTTGTGAATTTACGGGTTTTAATCCTGAGTGGTTATTTGTCGATCCAAATGCTGAACTACATAAGGAATTGGGTTTGTATGCAGGTTTATCTTTGAAGTTGCCTTTGTTTTCTAATGCTCAAAATGCATGGCTGAATCTAATGCTGATGTGCGCGGGTATTGGTAGCCCAGGAACTTTGGCTGAAGTGTTTCGTGGTTATACTGGCGATCGCTCTGCACCCCAATTAATTGGCAGTGATGAAGAGATAAAAGCTTTTCCCCTACCTATGCTTAAAGGCTCATTTTTTAATTTGGTCGGGGGTAGTGGTTTTCAGCGTCCGATTGAGTTGGCGACTTTACGATTACGGAATATGTCTGAGGTTCTAAGTCACTGGGGAACTTATGTGCCAAATGCTGATTTTCTTACCCAAAGGGGCGGCACGTTTCTAATTGATAGTCAAGGACAAATTCTTTATGAACATCGCGATCGGGGTATTTTAGGATTTGCTGAGAATATGAGTCGTCCGCTTTCGTTTCTGGCGAATTATTCAAATATGGAACCAACAAATGTCACAAATAACTGA